Below is a genomic region from Rana temporaria chromosome 3, aRanTem1.1, whole genome shotgun sequence.
ctcttttgcctaaccctaaactgtacctacctctgcctgctctggaactgaccctggactgtttgaccacgttttttgcctgccccttggattgatcttttaccctgctatactagtgggaacacaggggtctcacatatgtgaggggctccagaattgtttttctggatgaaaaaattttttttttagttttctcattcccggattagggtctggttgcccggaggcttcaaagagatttgggtgggagaagcctctacccctgtccccattctttcctggcccgctacttggaccatgttcctaccaggacgaatattttgccactgctggcactgtactgactatggacaatattcctgcctgctgcctggacaattccattcactgtcgctgaccagtgaccacgtccctgcctgctgcctggatgggggctctccttctgtggacaattgcactactaaaaccacaggtaatcttctttttttttacccattactcagcagaatgtattttagggtgtaattcttggtatgtacatgctgtgttagaaatatgaaggcccttcaaaaatgtgatagattgtaaggaaattggatgtgtaatttatgtccctagaacacctgatggtgcttcttggatgttgggcctctgtatgtggccacgctgtgtaaaagtctcacacatgtggtatcaggaggagcagcagaatatattttggggtgtaatttttgctatgtacatgctatgtgttggaaatatcctataaatggacaactttgtgtaaaaaaaatgcgtttcaattttttttccacattttccaaaaacatctgcaaaaaaaatgaactgttcaaaagactcattatgcctcatagattatacgttggggtgttagctttccaaaatggggtcactttgtgggcgtttccattgtcctggtgctccagggccttcaaaagtgtaataggtggttgagagattagatgtgtaatttatgctcctagaatgcttgaagttgctacttcggtgttgggcctctgtatgtggccacgctgtgtaaaagtctcacacatgtggtatcgccatactcaggagaagcagcagaatatattttggggtgtcatttgtggaatatacatgccatgtgagagaaataacctgttataatgacaatattggtatgaaaaaaaaaaatcttaattttgcaaagaattgtgggaacaaatgacaacttcaaaaaactaactatgactcttactaactaccttggaatgtctactttcaaaaaaggggtcatttgggggtatttgtactttattggcttgttagggtctcaagaaatgagagaagctgtcagtaattcaggtgtgatcaaattgttcaattttcagaaattggtaccatagcttgtagaccctataacgtTCACCCAGACTaattaatatccaaattttttttttttttttttttttaccaaaaatatgtagcagtatgcattttaggccaaatgtatgaggaaaaattacttttttacaaaatgatatgatagaaatgaagaaaaattcatttttttacaaaattttcgttcttttttcattaatagcgaaaaagaaaaaaacgcagaggtgatcaaataccaccaaaagaaagctctatttgtggggaaaaaaaggacaaaaatttcatttggttacagtgttgtatgactgagttattgtcattcaaaacgtgagagcaccgaaagctgaaaattggtctggttattaagggtgtttaagtgcccagttgtcaagtggttaaaggggttgtaaaggaaaaaaatttctaactcaccaccgtaatgcaaggctttcttcctggtgtggagaaagcctcttgaggggggagggggcgagcagaagtgtcaggacgctcacttactcacagctcctttctctatctgcaaagtagagtgtcctgacttgcctgctcgccccctccccctcaagaggctttctttacaccaggtagaaagccttgcattacggtggtgagttacagacagaagaacaggaagtgagcatttctcagaagaaataaggacatttaaaagcgaaatcaaaaggatgaggtaagtgaaggaggactgcactaaggtaaaggaagctatttaggggaaaaaaatatttattttacaaccccctttaaaattacacacaggtggacgctatttactaattaggtaacgccaattggttacactagattttagttaggggtatcggagtagatatttgtaaaatatcattttcctttcacttcacaattatgtgccactttgtgtttgtctatcacataaaataaatttacatttttggttataacatgacaacattttgaaaatttcAAGGCATTGTATTTCTTGTCAACATATATGTGTCATACGTGGTGTtacacctaaggcctcgtacacacggacggactgtccgatcggatatttttgtctgatggttgtacacaccatcaaacagaaatccacgcggacacgatacgcggtgacgtgcgcggccctggaaggtcaatgcttccacgcatgcgtcgaataactttgacgcatgcgaggtgtttcggccgagcggacatgtccggtgagtctgtacagacgaccgaacatgtccgacggacaggcttccagcggacatgtttcttagcatgctaagaaacatttgtccgctggaaacctgtccgatccgccggaaaattgtcgggtcggacgtacagacgaccgaacatgtccgctgaaactggtctgcggaccagtttcagcagacatgttcggtcgtgtgtacggggccttacaggtccTCAAAGAATTATTTTGTTTCTTTGTGAAACAAATCTTACATACACTAAAAGTTGGGCATTATCAGCTATATCTGTTGATTAatcaatggttaaaaaaaacgcacacTGCTCTCTGAATAGCTGCAGCAAGCTGTGCCAATACATCCTCTGTTAagatttcagtcttttttttgttgctgatgatttttttttctcagttcagtTATTTTACGTGCCCTCACCTTGGAATATTTTAGATATGTCTGCTCAAATAGAATCATGTTTTGTTTCTTAGTGGCATTTCAcacactttttattattattgcccTGGTTTCACAACAAATAAGACAAACTGGTTTTAAGCTTGATGAAGAATGAACATATAATTGGTCTGTCTGTTCATTTTTTCAAGCCTCGGTTTTCAGCAGCTACTCTCCTTTTTTTGGCCCAAGCAATGCTCTCTGGTGTTTTTGTTACTGTTTCCTCCCCACACTCTGTTAATACTCTGTAAATGtccccattagacccctttcacactggggcgttgttcaggcgcttttgggctaaaaatagcgcctgaaaaacagatcccctgcagtctcagtgtgaaagcccaagggctttcacactgaggtgatgcgctggcaggatgttaaaaaatactttggagctgtgtgtacaccgctcctgcccattgaaatgaatgggccgcGCGGCCGAACCGCTGCTGGTGGTggttttaaccccttttcggccgctagtgggggttaaaagcgctccgctagcggccaaatacctCCACAAAAACTATGGTAAAGCGCCTTACCaccgacgccccagtgtgaaagcagccaaagGGTTCCTCTACCAGAGTAAAGCCTGGTACAAACATTTTTCAtttgttcacccaaaaaaaaacctgacagctccgGCTGGAGCCATTGTACTAACGTTGTAATCCaacgttagtacagcaatctcccccactggGCTGTTGTGTTTCTCCACCaccaccagaacactccagtcagcgttcggagccattggctgagagcgcatAAGCGGGAGCCAGTTGGCTGATGGAATGTCAGacagtttttattgaaccagTGGTTGTCGTCTGACATTTGGCTTGTGTGTACTATACATTATTCGTTACATTGGGtgcccccatcaagagtacccccttatatcaggtgtgCCCACTTATAACAGGTTTCTGCATCAGAAAACCCCCTTAGATCTGGTGACTCCCATtagtgtgcccccttacatcagttgtccccatcagagtgactCATTACATAAGGTTTCCCCATTACAGTGACCCATTACATAGGGTGTTGCCATCAGAGtgctcttacatcaggtgtgcaCATCAGAGTGCCACCTTCGATCATGTATTCccgtcagagtgcccccttagatCAGATGTCCTCATTAGAGCACCCACGTACATTAGGTTTTTGCAGCAGAAGACATCTGGTGACTCCCATCAgtgtacccccttacatcagttgtccccatcagagtgcccccttaccttaggtgtccccatcacagtgctcctttacatcaggcatccccatcAAAGTGTCCCCTTCCATCATAtttctccatcagagtgcccacaGGTACCAGCAACCAATGACTGCTGAGTGGTGGGATTTGACACTTCGGCTGACGGTCCAGACAGGAGCATtgcatacaatacaatacaactcTTTATGGAAGATGCACCCGCTGGTAACTTCTAAACACATCATGCTAAAACATACTGTcccttaaacaaataaaaaataataataatgataataaacatCAGTGTGGTAATGGAACAATTTTAATGCATCTGATCATAACTTGGATCTGATAGTAGTCAAAAGCAAAACTGATTTTTCAAGTTCTCTTCTTGCATAAGCAATCTGGCTGAACTCAAAAGTCAGAACTTGCCGTGGAATTAGAACTCAGTCCCCTGATGATCTCTTTCCACTCTTTCCTCTTCTGTGTAACATACTGGGGTGTAATATTTTGAAAGTTCAGATTATTACCCCCAAGAAAATACTGCTCACACAGCTCTTCAGCCACACATACCACATACATTCCACAATCATAGCTGTTGTGCTGGACAGGTGCCTTCTCCTCCTGGCAATGAGGATTACCACCCAGCAACATCCCTAGGTTTTTTGCCATGCGCTTGGCATGTGGGGCATTAGTCCCCGGTGCAGAGTCGAAATGAAGAAATCCATTGAACTtacggaggtaggcaaggaggctCCAGTGTGTGCCACCTGCTTCCGACCCTGCATTATCATTCACAGGCAACAAAACAAGGTCCTTGTTAGGAAGTTCCAGTGGCTGTAGGAACTCtttggcttcattcccacagcaTTTGATGAACTGGCTTACTTCAGGGCTGAGGAAAGCAACTCTTTTAGCTATAGATGGTGCCAAGGATGATGCCAAGAATTCAAAGGTAAAGCCGATGACGTTATCATTCAACCAATGTGGGGCATCGAGAAGAGTAACATCAGAAGAGCGTAGAAGGGAGTCTCCATGACTTAATACAACCTGCTCCATTCTGAAAGACAGGAAAACAAAGAATAATTAAACTAATAAAGTGATAGAAAAAAGCACAGGTGTTTCATCTGCATTAATAACCCGAGTCTCATAATGAATTATTAAACGGTTGTCTTGCTTACCTTTGTCctacaggccttttttttttaaacatacagaCATTATAAAAAATTagcaagggaggaaggaaggggggtggggggggggagaagtcaCGTCCTGCATTGGTGTCTATGAGAACTACCACACTCATGTCAGCAGTGGGTAAGAGGTATCGTGGGAACAGCACCATCtctacaaaaacatattttaagtggaacattgaaaaaaacataaaaaaaaaaaaaaaggagaaggacaTACATAAAGCATTTCATTACAAGAACAGTTTTATTACCTGTTGGTCCCGCCAGCAGATTTGTTATTTTCCGCTAActgcaaaacgtcacttctgcccatagctcttaaagggacattttgttCTTAGAATttgccattggctggcgctgctgtcaatcacttccagtgacgcggcgtggccacaggagcgtgcccgcaattaaTGACCacaatgcgagctctcgcatgactgtggtgaccaaTTGCGGGGAGGatcgagacagccgcagagggaccccagaagacgtggatcggacatggaacaaactgcacagtggaggtaagtatgacatgtttgttatttaaaaaaaaaaaaaaaaaattcctttacaaaccctttaagaggacctgtcatgcttttttctattacaagggatgtttacattccttgtaataggaataaaagtgacacatttttttatttattctttaaagaacagtgtaaaaaataaaaggtaaaataaataagaataataataaaaaaacattataaacgtGCCCCGTTCCGCTGagcgtgcagaagcgaatgcatacgtgagcagcgcccgcaaatgaaaacattgttcaaaccacacgtgtgaggtatGGTCGTGtgatttttaagagtaaaagtttgtcgccattccacgagcaggcgcaattttgaagcgtgacatgttgggtattaatttacccagtgtaacatcatcttttacaatataatttttttttttactgttctcttatttttttattcaaaaaaagtgtattttttttcaaaaaaagtgcgcttgtccacttgccacgtcacctggccacaagttgtggattgtccactggccacatcacctggcaatgtcatctggccacaagttgcagattgtccacttgccaagtcacctgccacgttacctgttcacatcacctggcacgtcacctggccacaagttgtggattgtccactggccacgtcacctgccaaaagttgtggattgttcacttgccacatcacctggccacaagttgtggattgtccacttgccacgtcaccaggccatgtcacctgccacatcacctgccacaagttgtggattgtccacttgccacgtcacctggccatgtcacctgccacaagttgtggattgtccacttgccacgtcacctggccatgtcacctgccacaagttgtggattgtccacttgccacgtcaccaggccatgtcacctggccacatcacctgccacaagttgtggattgtccacttgccacgtcacctggccatgtcacctgccacaagttgtgaattgtccactggccacgtcacctggccacaagttgtggattgtccactggccacgtcacctgccacaagttgtggattgtccacaatgcattgcaagcaattacagtttttttatgttttttttaatgttttttcatcatttgccataatttttaaggtttctaatgtaaaaaaataggtcacctttaaaaacgcctataaacgaaatcgcggcaaaacgccgggaCCGCGTATAGCCgcattttgcgtctgaacccatttttttgcttttgaaaaaaacgagcataaacgcaactgccgaaaaacgcagaaaaacttgactgcgtgcatggacacataggatgacattgaatgtgttcaggggcagttgaaaaagctgtccaaatgcctctgaacacgcgtttaccagcgtctcacGTGCATGCGGCCTTAATTCTTGCATTTGAGAATTTctatgggacaaaaaaaaataaaaatgcttaaaaataaaataaaaatatgcccgATTTAAGCTACAAAGAAAGCTCCAGAATGTTCTTGAGCTTCACACAACTTGTAGTGGACATGTGAACCACCTTTATAAAGAATCATTGATATCTTTTTCCCCAGCGTTTTGGCGCTCTGTGCTTCAAACTACAAAAACGCTGAggcgtgaatggggccttagccctggttcacaacggtgcgatttgtcatgcaaattgacagttcaaaattgcatgacaagtcacaccccaTTGCCAGCAATGGAACCATTCAAATTGCTGCGACTCATGTCgcagcgactttgaaaaaggttcatgcactactttgtttgcaatttcattgcgacttgcattgacttctgttaaaagaAGTCATGAGCAACAATGAAAGCAGAGACCCAAACCGCACTGATCTGCAGCTTCGAAATCACACTGAAGTAGTGTTATTTCAaagccgcactggtgtgaaccgggGCTTGGAGTGAGTAAATCTCAGACACATCTGAATTATAAATCATGCAGAAAGTAAAACCGGTCACATTTCTGTCTTCAGCCAATCTATTACATCTGCTGGTGTCAATATTGTATTTGTATGACATAAAAAAGCAGTAATAAATGTGTGTAGGATCTGAGAGCTGGGAATACATACAGCCATCATATAACTGGAATCATGGCTTCCTCAACCTACACAGCACTACCTCCCAGGCCAGGGTGCACATCACAGTCACAGTGTAGTCTAATAGGCAGCCCAGGACATACAAGGAGGTATAATAGATATAAAACAGCACAGACAGGACAACTCACAGCAACTGCAGCACAGGAGCACGGCACTGTTACATGGCACACACCACTTCCAGCATCAACGGCTCTCACCTCCCGTCCCTAAAAGATGACATCACATGAAACGCTTCTGAGCACTAGAGAGAAGGAAGTCATGTAAACAGTGCAAGAGCGGGGGCCATTTTGCTGTAGACCAACAAATGTCCACAGCAGTGTTTCCcagccttttttcagtcaaggcatccTTTAaatcggagctccaccctaacaTTAAACTTTATTGTACTAGCTTCCTTTTGATGAGTTAAAAAATttgtgcaaaatgtttttttacttgccTTTAAcaccctgttgctaggcagaattgcTAATCTGCTTTCTTCCTGGACCGCAGTGATTCCTCTATCCTATGGGACAGATGTTACTggcgcaaataaaaataaatttgttcCGTGTGGTTTGCTGCAATCAGAAAAATGTGCAAGTCACTctatggtagggtgaccagacatccccagtttcaggggacagtcccctgattgaggacactgtccccagaccaagtctgtccctggttttgtccccagattgaatttaatagggggcaggggcaatttcaaagaaagtcagtgcagaattaaaataaaaaaaatagaattactcaCCCCCGCTCCacagtgcctactagcataggagggttgtattttttccattatctgtgcccctttctgatgatcatgtgctggtcagagcgcagggaatatttcttcagtttcgggtgcatgcccattcagctccgctcgcatgttcttctgccttggctcaaatcccggccagccagccacctgcctatctccttgccttccctggcggagtgatcttcctccgctccccatccagtaagagtaagacttgacaggctgtgaggcaggcggcaACGGGTCgccgattgttgccattactagtaaagaaaaaatatgtccccggatttcattttaaaaatctggtcaccttactctatgGTGGCTCGCCCAGAGTATACTTAAGATAATATATGGATTCCTCTATCCTACCTAagacgcacagactcctgggaaatgagtgtcatcatttcccaggagactGTGCGCTTTTCTCTGCCGAAAACCTGCTCTACTGTGAGCAGATCTGTTATCTGCGTTATTTGAGTTGTCATAACAATGGGGCGTGACGTTCCTCCGTCGCCGCCCATCATGACAACGAAACAAACTAACAGCGCTATGAGCGCCgctctactgcacatgcgcgagatcgtgaggtgcatgctggttacccagcatgcacctcagcatgataaccaggaagagaaacaaACTGGGCTTCAAATGCCCACACACAACATGGATACGGCCAGATCTGGAGAGAAAGAAACTTAGGCAAGTGTGCACAACGATTACTTTTGGGGGATGGGGAGATAGTGCTATGTTTTGAGGACTATGTTATCTGACAATTacgaacatgcaaaaaaaaaagcaaatacacttttgcacacagatactgactagtattcctatGTTTCCCTTCTCCCTTAATTTTTCTCCACCACTCAGCTAATGTCACCCCAGTGCTAAGGGAGAGAGCCAGGGGAGGGTCAAATAAGGATGCTGTGGAGGCGACAGACATCCTCTTATCAACTGATGATATCATTGGTTGTTAGCATGCCAGTATCTAGAAAGTCGTAATGGTgcataatgaaaacctgtggttttgtgtaactaaaaggcaggcttcatccaccTGTTGGCTTGCatacaattttttataaatttttaggcattttgccaaggcaccactGAAGAagcctcaaggcaccccagggtacctgagctagggtgaccacatttccaaactaccattcagggacaccctcccttcccaaaaatcagcttgtgctgtaatgaatcacagcacagtgataggacacaagaggcgggatttatgacttctccaatcacaagcagggggcagggattgtgcttccccaggcattcctggcctggacaagtgatgtcagtgagtaaagcggtgatgtggcggccttttttgggggcatcagattggcctggggggttgctgtgtcagtttcattccgggacactgtattttccttgaatgaatgtgcccggacagacctgcaaaatgtgggactgtcccgggcaatccgggacatgtggtcaccctagcctgaGCACCCTTGTTGAAAAGGCTGGTCTACGGTGCGGTCAGGCTGCtaaaataaggtgaccagatttttaaaatgaaatccggggacatattttttctttactagtaatggtggcaatcagcgattctctgcctgtcgccgcccacctcacagcctctcaagtctcactcttcgggccccggctactactggatggggatgAGGAAGATcattctgccagggaaggcaaggagatagagaggtggctggccaggatttgagccaaggcagaagaacatgcgagcggagctgaatgggcatgcgcacgaaactgaagaaatattccctccgctccgaccagcacatgatcatcagaaagggacacagataatgggaaaaatacaacccccctatgctagtaggcatgatggagcggggggtgtaattctaatttttttattttaattctgcactgattgtctttgaaattgcccgtgccccctattaaatccaatctggggacagtgtcctcaatcagtcTCCTGAAACTGggtatgtctggtcaccctattctacCATCTAAACCTGCTTATTTGTGCAGCCCAGATGGAGATTCTCATTCATCCACCGCAGCACCGGACCGTGATCACAGGAGGCAGTAACCCTTATAACCCTTATAAGTAAAACTTATCtgaactattagctagattcaggtagccccgcgcaactttaaggcggagtagcgtatttacgctacaccgccttaagtcagagaggcaagtactgtaggccagattcacaaccagcgggctcaacgtaacttttctgatttaagttacaccgccgcaaattgcacaagttagtgcccgatccacaaagcacttacctggaaatttgcggtggtgtatcctaaatcagtccggcgcaaggcgggccaattcaaatggggcgagtcccatttaaattaggcgcgctcccgcgccggacgtactgcgcatgctcccgacgctattttcccgacgtgctttgcgcaaagttacgttgcgccgagttttgtgaatcgcgacgggtaaaaaagagttgcggcgggaaaaataaaagatttgaaaaaaattcaaaaccaacgcgggaacgacgggtatacttttgcatggtagagtacctttacacttttgtaaaggtaccctatctttgcgacggcaaactaacacttacggcgacttaacgaagggaaaaagctttgtggatctccgtaagtgctaatttgcatacccgacgctggattacgacgagaaatgcccccagcggcggccgcggtactgcatcctaagatccgacagtgtaagtccattacacctgtaggatcttaggactagctatgcataactgattctatgaatcagccgcatagttagaaacagagatacgacggcgtatcagtagatacgccgtcgtatctcttttgtgaatctggccctgtattcttaaagtacttgcctcctaacttacggcgacgtagcgtaaatgcggcgggcgcaagcgcgcctaattcaaaataggctgagggggcgtgttttatgataatatgctttgacctgacgcgattgatgtttttttggaacggcgcatgcgccgtccgcctacatttcccagtgtgcattgcggctaagtacgccgcacggtcatattgatgtggacgtaaatgacgtaaatccctattcacggacgacttaggcaaacgacgtaaaatttccgaatttcgaagcgggaacggcggccatactttaacattactattccaactatttgatagaataactttaggcctgataaagcgttacgtaaacggcgtatctgtactgcgtcggccgggcgtacgttcatgaataggcgtatctagtgatttacatattctacgccgaccgcaatggaagcgccacctagcggtcagcctaaatagtgcaccctaagataggacggcgcaagccgtcgtatcttagataggtttaagtgtatctctgtttgagaatacacttaaacttaggtcggcgcagattccgagttaggtcggcgtactgatacgccgacctaactctacctgaatctagctacatatatacagtatatatgtacaaAAAGGgagggtt
It encodes:
- the SENP8 gene encoding sentrin-specific protease 8 isoform X2, whose product is MEQVVLSHGDSLLRSSDVTLLDAPHWLNDNVIGFTFEFLASSLAPSIAKRVAFLSPEVSQFIKCCGNEAKEFLQPLELPNKDLVLLPVNDNAGSEAGGTHWSLLAYLRKFNGFLHFDSAPGTNAPHAKRMAKNLGMLLGGNPHCQEEKAPVQHNSYDCGMYVVCVAEELCEQYFLGGNNLNFQNITPQYVTQKRKEWKEIIRGLSSNSTASSDF
- the SENP8 gene encoding sentrin-specific protease 8 isoform X1, with the translated sequence MSSFRDGRMEQVVLSHGDSLLRSSDVTLLDAPHWLNDNVIGFTFEFLASSLAPSIAKRVAFLSPEVSQFIKCCGNEAKEFLQPLELPNKDLVLLPVNDNAGSEAGGTHWSLLAYLRKFNGFLHFDSAPGTNAPHAKRMAKNLGMLLGGNPHCQEEKAPVQHNSYDCGMYVVCVAEELCEQYFLGGNNLNFQNITPQYVTQKRKEWKEIIRGLSSNSTASSDF